A window of the Paludisphaera rhizosphaerae genome harbors these coding sequences:
- the cas4 gene encoding CRISPR-associated protein Cas4, giving the protein MTEKLFLVAALLGLLGLVVVVIAWARRRVQGFGSGRTVALDDVTLYSKRYGLVGRPDRIVKEGDDVVPEEWKSSRQVSHGHRLQLATYFILIEENYGRRPPYGFVVLGDGSRVRVENTEELCSEVVEIAERIREHRARMAEEIPVQQPAWKCERCGQRENCGQASG; this is encoded by the coding sequence GTGACTGAGAAGCTCTTCCTCGTCGCCGCCCTCCTCGGGCTCCTGGGCCTCGTCGTGGTCGTCATCGCGTGGGCGAGGCGACGCGTCCAGGGCTTCGGGTCCGGCCGAACCGTCGCTCTCGACGACGTGACGCTCTACTCGAAGCGTTACGGCCTGGTGGGGCGTCCCGACCGAATCGTGAAGGAAGGGGACGACGTCGTCCCAGAAGAGTGGAAGTCGTCGAGGCAGGTGAGCCACGGGCATCGGCTCCAGCTCGCGACCTATTTCATCCTCATCGAGGAGAACTACGGCCGCAGGCCGCCCTACGGCTTCGTGGTGCTCGGCGACGGCTCGCGTGTGCGTGTCGAGAACACGGAAGAGCTTTGCTCGGAGGTGGTCGAGATAGCGGAGCGGATTCGCGAGCACCGGGCCAGGATGGCTGAAGAGATTCCGGTGCAGCAGCCGGCGTGGAAGTGTGAGCGGTGCGGGCAGCGGGAGAACTGCGGGCAGGCGTCGGGGTAA
- the mobF gene encoding MobF family relaxase has translation MMLRTVVLRCAACSGVSRLSTILSYQNTIVLIYYDASELIRRSSIIDSLWPFASHEVRLYQIVQPCLNLGGPHVLSAAPLAQGPGYYLDLANINYYAAGGEPPPTWYGTAAKELGLSGLAQREHVERLCAGFHHETNKSLVRNAGKDTRNPGHDLTFSAPKSVSVLWAMADPALRKAIEIKHEQAVKAALDFIEQRAGFARVGKDGETLVKAPLLFCLFEHGTSRAKDPQLHTHALCVNLTVHEDGRTTAIDSTHLYHWKMAGGAVYRAVFAPLIQELGFEVVQRRIGSSIGFEIKGVPQPLIEEFSKRKAEMDELITLRAGSLDAASAKYAALIALETRRTKDTEVPRAELLREWQAVGREFGFDLEAFYDLRVPVERLTPEQVAERKEVIFQDAVKTLSEQLSHWNEAELTKAVVERAVGLIAADEALGLVKEKLGSDELVAIGTLVTDAKGGTRYIDRTEMRYTTPEILRLEEAMLQDVERIVQGPDSSVSSERVERALRETPRTLDPEQKEVVRWLTSGPGVRLLSGVAGSGK, from the coding sequence ATGATGCTCCGCACGGTCGTGCTCAGATGTGCGGCCTGTTCCGGGGTCAGTCGTCTTTCCACGATTTTGTCATATCAAAATACCATAGTACTAATCTACTATGATGCAAGCGAGCTTATCCGGCGTTCGTCTATAATCGACAGTTTGTGGCCTTTCGCGTCCCATGAGGTCCGGTTATACCAGATTGTTCAACCTTGTTTGAATCTTGGGGGCCCTCACGTGCTGTCCGCCGCACCTCTGGCCCAGGGACCCGGCTACTACCTGGACCTCGCAAACATCAACTACTACGCCGCGGGCGGCGAGCCGCCTCCGACGTGGTACGGCACCGCGGCCAAGGAGCTCGGCCTTTCCGGCCTAGCCCAGCGTGAGCACGTCGAACGCCTGTGTGCCGGGTTCCATCACGAGACGAACAAATCCCTCGTCAGGAACGCCGGGAAGGACACCCGGAACCCCGGCCACGACCTGACGTTCTCGGCCCCTAAATCGGTCTCCGTGCTCTGGGCGATGGCCGACCCGGCGTTGAGGAAGGCCATCGAAATCAAGCACGAGCAGGCCGTCAAAGCGGCCCTGGACTTCATCGAGCAGAGGGCCGGGTTTGCTCGCGTCGGCAAGGACGGCGAGACGCTCGTCAAGGCCCCCCTTCTCTTCTGCTTGTTCGAACACGGCACGAGCCGAGCCAAAGACCCGCAACTCCATACGCACGCCCTGTGCGTGAACCTCACCGTGCACGAGGACGGGAGGACCACCGCCATCGACTCGACGCACCTCTACCACTGGAAGATGGCGGGCGGTGCCGTCTACCGGGCCGTGTTCGCCCCCTTGATTCAGGAGCTCGGCTTCGAGGTCGTGCAGCGGCGAATCGGTTCGAGCATCGGGTTTGAAATCAAAGGCGTCCCTCAGCCGCTCATCGAGGAGTTCAGCAAACGCAAGGCGGAGATGGACGAGCTCATCACCCTTCGAGCCGGCAGCCTCGACGCCGCATCGGCCAAATACGCGGCCCTCATCGCGTTGGAGACCCGGAGGACCAAGGACACCGAGGTGCCGCGGGCCGAGCTCCTCAGGGAGTGGCAGGCTGTCGGGCGTGAGTTCGGCTTCGACCTCGAGGCGTTCTACGACCTGCGAGTACCGGTCGAGCGGCTGACGCCCGAGCAGGTCGCCGAACGCAAGGAGGTGATTTTCCAGGACGCCGTCAAGACCCTCTCCGAGCAGCTCTCGCACTGGAACGAGGCCGAGCTCACGAAGGCGGTCGTCGAGCGTGCGGTGGGCCTCATCGCCGCCGACGAGGCCCTCGGCCTCGTCAAGGAGAAGCTCGGGAGCGACGAGCTCGTCGCCATCGGGACGCTCGTGACCGACGCCAAGGGCGGGACGCGGTACATCGACCGGACGGAGATGCGGTACACGACGCCGGAAATCCTGCGGCTCGAGGAGGCGATGCTCCAGGACGTCGAGCGAATCGTCCAAGGCCCCGACAGCTCGGTTTCCTCCGAGCGAGTCGAGAGAGCCCTTCGAGAAACGCCCAGGACGCTCGACCCTGAGCAGAAAGAGGTCGTCCGATGGCTGACGTCGGGTCCGGGCGTTCGGCTGCTCTCTGGAGTCGCTGGGAGCGGTAAA